One part of the Chryseobacterium sp. 7 genome encodes these proteins:
- a CDS encoding type VI secretion system baseplate subunit TssG produces the protein MYENNIVDMHYNKLQTDFKAEAVAVNLLKYHRAVSNIFIERVGVNDRAYLKDIKSISSSYLGFDEEVFTIESYREGIYDYLPEGLFHPPSLGASRKNVDSVVREIRKQKRVEDDARKFFRPFELEVFFTEISALLKESEFDITSNTDSLLETVSELWPMIKMLDKQSAYIFMHILPFFHQIRGDKRWFERCMTAFLQVPVNITFSPNIIDEIEKNNNSMLLGNSRLGVTYIPSGPHMDGQRNWVVNIGPIPYADMKKYIPGSPFRNVLEALYDYFLPVTVDVEENFVTEKEEYSFSLEDDERNASRLGYSTFL, from the coding sequence ATGTATGAGAATAATATTGTAGATATGCATTACAATAAGCTGCAGACAGACTTTAAGGCTGAAGCTGTGGCTGTTAACCTATTGAAATACCACCGTGCGGTAAGCAATATCTTCATAGAGCGTGTGGGAGTGAATGACCGTGCTTATCTTAAGGATATTAAAAGCATTTCGAGCAGTTATTTAGGATTTGACGAAGAAGTATTTACCATAGAGAGTTACAGGGAAGGTATTTATGATTACCTTCCGGAAGGTCTGTTCCATCCGCCGTCTCTTGGGGCTTCCAGAAAGAATGTAGATAGTGTGGTAAGGGAAATCCGGAAACAGAAGAGGGTAGAAGATGATGCCCGTAAGTTTTTCCGTCCTTTTGAGCTTGAAGTATTTTTTACGGAGATCAGTGCTTTGCTTAAGGAATCAGAATTTGATATTACCAGCAATACAGATTCTTTACTGGAAACGGTAAGTGAGCTTTGGCCCATGATTAAAATGCTGGATAAGCAGAGTGCTTATATCTTTATGCATATTTTACCGTTTTTCCATCAGATCAGAGGAGATAAGCGATGGTTTGAAAGATGTATGACGGCTTTTCTTCAGGTACCGGTAAACATTACTTTTTCACCCAATATTATAGATGAGATTGAGAAAAATAATAATTCTATGCTGTTGGGGAATTCGAGATTAGGGGTAACTTATATTCCAAGTGGTCCACATATGGACGGGCAGAGAAACTGGGTGGTAAATATTGGCCCGATTCCTTACGCAGATATGAAAAAATATATTCCGGGAAGTCCGTTTAGAAATGTACTTGAGGCACTGTATGATTATTTTCTTCCGGTAACGGTGGATGTAGAAGAGAATTTTGTCACAGAAAAGGAAGAATATTCATTCAGTCTTGAGGATGATGAACGAAATGCCAGCCGCCTTGGATACTCTACCTTCCTCTAA
- a CDS encoding TssN family type VI secretion system protein, producing MEISSVKGIFLRYILMPLIAIIMMVILGVIRRNKPAIKIKVIIIYVLLCSLCLAIPGVFGFAGNLFNPYWYLIAQVIYLILGIIHVNLLHKYFKKHIESLSMSILFESILSLTCIALGGYLFTLIFNLMSKGTGYAVMAATSMLIFVVPMVFYYCYIQFISIPFDIYKTWRYSPEQKLPDFEGADFDRLMVLNVELSKKLEDTNRFRIKAKTLPTGVTFGDWFYRVVDDYNHKNPGSIIHLSDEGNEPYYWIFYTKKSFFSFRKYIDFDHDISTNSISENEVVICKRVIQHEEEGVAKKQ from the coding sequence ATGGAAATTTCTTCAGTAAAAGGTATTTTTTTAAGGTATATCTTAATGCCTTTAATCGCAATTATTATGATGGTTATACTGGGTGTAATCAGGAGAAATAAACCTGCGATCAAAATTAAAGTAATTATTATATACGTGCTTCTGTGCAGTTTGTGCCTGGCTATTCCGGGAGTTTTCGGATTTGCAGGAAATCTTTTTAATCCGTACTGGTATCTTATCGCGCAGGTTATTTACCTTATTTTGGGGATCATTCATGTGAATTTACTGCACAAATATTTCAAAAAGCACATAGAATCTCTTTCCATGAGCATTTTGTTTGAATCTATACTTTCTTTAACGTGTATTGCTTTGGGAGGATATCTTTTCACTTTGATCTTCAACTTGATGAGTAAAGGAACGGGATATGCTGTGATGGCTGCTACAAGTATGCTGATCTTTGTGGTTCCGATGGTATTTTACTACTGCTATATTCAGTTTATCAGTATTCCTTTTGATATTTATAAAACATGGAGGTATTCACCGGAGCAGAAGCTGCCAGATTTTGAAGGGGCAGATTTTGACAGATTAATGGTATTGAATGTTGAACTAAGTAAAAAATTAGAAGATACCAACCGTTTCAGAATTAAAGCCAAAACACTTCCCACGGGAGTTACTTTCGGAGATTGGTTCTACAGAGTGGTAGATGATTACAACCACAAAAATCCGGGTTCTATTATCCATCTTTCAGACGAAGGAAATGAACCTTACTACTGGATCTTTTACACCAAAAAATCGTTTTTCAGTTTTAGAAAATATATAGATTTCGACCACGACATTTCTACAAACAGCATTTCTGAAAATGAAGTGGTAATTTGTAAGAGAGTTATTCAGCATGAAGAGGAGGGAGTCGCCAAAAAACAATAA